One stretch of Anguilla anguilla isolate fAngAng1 chromosome 5, fAngAng1.pri, whole genome shotgun sequence DNA includes these proteins:
- the LOC118228490 gene encoding interleukin-17C-like: MAQKERHTCLNGCIQQNVKSFLDLFKRMRVLPRLILSVIYLYFMTFPGFSEARNKEHRCFNKDVALTKLTKRLLKKTHLHPLCNVAEQVLSPNESRPKPECSNDSSGKDNERSVSPWWFRNNHDEERYPVNISVAECLCEGCIINGIENRSYNSMPVYTSMRVLKKVVCPHNETMYTFGVCTVTVPIACTCVIPKSFPNLS, encoded by the exons ATGGCACAGAAGGAGCGACACACCTGCCTTAACGGTTGTATACAGCAAAACGTGAAAAGTTTCCTTGACTTGTTCAAGAGGATGAGG GTCTTGCCACGGTTGATATTGTCGGTTATATATCTATACTTCATGACTTTTCCTGGATTCTCAGAAGCTCGCAATAAAGAGCACAGGTGTTTCAATAAAGATGTCGCCTTGACGAAGCTCACCAAGCGTCTGTTGAAGAAAACTCACCTGCATCCTTTGTGCAATGTGGCAGAGCAAGTTCTGAGTCCGAACGAATCGCGACCAAAGCCTGAATGTTCCAACGATTCTTCAGGGAAAGACAACGAACGTTCGGTCTCCCCCTGGTGGTTCCG TAATAACCATGATGAGGAAAGGTACCCTGTCAACATTTCTGTAGCCGAATGCCTCTGTGAAGGATGTATCATTAACGGAATAGAGAACAGGTCGTACAACTCTATGCCGGTGTATACCAGTATGCGGGTCTTGAAAAAGGTCGTATGTCCACACAACGAGACAATGTACACATTCGGAGTCTGCACTGTGACCGTGCCTATTGCATGCACTTGCGTTATACCAAAGAGTTTCCCTAACCTCTCTTAG